A single genomic interval of Hippea jasoniae harbors:
- a CDS encoding tetratricopeptide repeat protein, producing the protein MSKLYEALKKIENKNNAEKSSDIPFAPPAKPHSPLRFYLFLVLVFVVSVIGSFFVCYKFFYQNQRIVLTHTAKHFAVYHTTKPKPALHKTEIKKLVKQKPQPIQKVNKNAKPKEKQLKVAEKKVKIAIVDNATMHSEKEVIKEKNSQVVKENKENKVVYKSMIKTKKEIKHKRREKAVNIAELFEKIKSDDIYTQIDGYKKLLTVFPQNDAFYNNLAADYIVLGRYKDAVNVLKKALSFSDNPNLKLNLVVCYVKMGRIDLARSVFDSIDENSVKDKQLYFQLKVLLVK; encoded by the coding sequence ATGAGTAAATTATACGAAGCTTTAAAGAAGATTGAAAATAAAAATAATGCAGAAAAAAGCAGCGATATTCCTTTTGCTCCACCTGCTAAACCTCACAGCCCTTTGAGGTTTTATCTGTTTTTGGTTTTAGTCTTTGTTGTTTCTGTTATAGGCTCTTTCTTTGTTTGTTATAAATTTTTTTATCAGAACCAACGGATAGTTTTAACCCATACGGCAAAGCATTTTGCAGTTTATCATACCACAAAACCAAAGCCTGCCTTGCATAAGACTGAGATAAAAAAACTTGTTAAACAAAAGCCCCAGCCAATACAAAAGGTTAACAAAAACGCTAAACCTAAAGAAAAACAGCTAAAAGTTGCTGAAAAAAAGGTAAAAATTGCTATTGTTGATAATGCAACAATGCATAGTGAAAAAGAGGTAATTAAAGAGAAAAATAGTCAAGTTGTGAAAGAAAATAAAGAAAATAAAGTAGTGTATAAATCAATGATTAAGACTAAAAAAGAAATAAAACATAAACGCAGAGAAAAAGCGGTTAACATTGCTGAGCTTTTTGAAAAGATAAAATCCGATGACATTTATACCCAGATCGATGGATACAAGAAACTGCTTACAGTTTTTCCGCAAAATGATGCTTTCTACAACAACCTTGCTGCTGATTATATTGTGTTGGGCAGATATAAAGATGCTGTTAATGTGCTTAAAAAAGCGCTTTCTTTTAGCGACAACCCTAATTTAAAACTCAATCTTGTTGTATGTTATGTAAAAATGGGCAGGATAGATTTGGCAAGAAGCGTTTTTGATAGCATTGATGAAAATTCAGTTAAAGATAAACAGCTCTACTTTCAGCTTAAGGTTTTATTGGTGAAGTAG
- the mrdA gene encoding penicillin-binding protein 2 — translation MSRRDKYILKSDRIKKNLQYIAIIITISFSILILRLFYLQVIKYNYFKTISKENIVRLIPLKPPRGDIITADGVFYAKNIPSYSVYLYKSRNLNTLSIKLIASILKIQPEEIEDKLKLVPYQTSILLKQAVDEKTVFKLLFNQKTSKFVNIEVSPRRFYPNNPFVYANIVGYLTQVSVNDLKNNPSLRVGELIGRKGIEKKYDAILRGKWGYKEIEVNSKGILSKVISTTPPKKGEDIKLTINSKLQNFCFNIFKDFSLKGAIVVLRPNGAILAIADSSTFNPNYFVEGLSKKQWEKLKKENKLNLYDIATQGAFPPGSLVKPFMALAALKEGIIKPDTKLFCPYAIKIGKYTYRDWKWRGFGNIDVTRAIESSSDVFFYQIGMKLGIGRIDYYLSKFGFGRSPQLFSYCTKGNLPSKAWKMAKFGQGWYIGDTISTAIGQGFFLASPLQVAVAFSEIANEGVAYKPFLNQNAKKTILYIFKNQYYKLIKNALWLVVNGPYGTASKAKINGLDICGKTGTSQVVTSKLYKETKKKLKEGKITLKKAIKYFPHAWFASFAPKDNPQVVVVVFLQHGEYSSKAAAIAKLVYEKLIELKLIKTTSPIKP, via the coding sequence ATGAGCAGGCGTGACAAATATATTCTAAAAAGCGATAGAATTAAAAAAAACTTACAATACATAGCAATTATAATTACTATCTCATTCTCTATATTAATCTTAAGGCTATTCTACCTACAGGTCATAAAATACAACTACTTCAAAACCATATCAAAAGAAAATATTGTTAGACTGATACCACTAAAACCACCCCGCGGTGACATTATTACAGCCGATGGTGTATTTTATGCCAAAAATATACCATCATACAGCGTATATCTATACAAATCCAGAAACCTAAACACATTATCAATTAAACTAATAGCCTCGATATTAAAAATACAGCCAGAGGAGATCGAAGATAAACTCAAACTTGTGCCGTATCAAACATCGATACTTCTAAAACAGGCTGTGGATGAGAAAACCGTATTTAAACTGCTTTTCAATCAGAAAACTTCAAAATTTGTCAACATTGAGGTTTCGCCGCGCAGGTTCTACCCTAATAATCCATTTGTTTATGCAAACATAGTGGGATATTTGACGCAGGTCTCTGTAAACGACTTAAAAAATAATCCGTCATTGAGGGTTGGAGAACTCATTGGAAGAAAGGGAATAGAAAAAAAATACGATGCAATCTTAAGAGGAAAATGGGGCTATAAAGAGATAGAGGTTAACTCAAAAGGTATCCTCAGTAAGGTAATTTCAACAACACCGCCCAAAAAGGGTGAGGATATAAAATTAACAATAAACTCAAAACTACAGAATTTCTGTTTCAATATCTTTAAAGACTTTTCTTTAAAAGGAGCAATAGTTGTTTTAAGACCCAATGGTGCAATACTTGCAATCGCTGACAGCTCAACATTCAATCCAAACTACTTTGTTGAGGGATTATCAAAAAAGCAGTGGGAAAAACTAAAAAAAGAGAATAAATTAAACCTGTATGACATAGCAACACAGGGAGCATTTCCACCAGGTTCTTTGGTAAAACCATTTATGGCACTTGCAGCATTAAAAGAAGGCATAATAAAACCCGATACAAAGCTATTCTGTCCATACGCAATAAAAATCGGCAAATACACCTATCGAGACTGGAAATGGAGAGGATTTGGCAATATAGATGTAACAAGAGCCATCGAAAGCTCATCCGATGTATTTTTTTATCAGATAGGGATGAAACTGGGCATCGGCAGAATAGACTATTACCTTTCAAAGTTTGGATTTGGCAGATCGCCTCAACTTTTCAGCTATTGCACAAAAGGCAATCTGCCCTCAAAGGCATGGAAAATGGCAAAATTTGGTCAGGGATGGTATATAGGCGATACAATATCCACTGCAATCGGTCAGGGATTCTTTCTTGCAAGCCCCCTGCAGGTAGCAGTTGCATTCAGCGAAATTGCAAATGAAGGTGTTGCATACAAACCTTTTTTAAATCAAAATGCAAAAAAAACGATTCTGTATATATTCAAAAACCAATACTACAAACTCATCAAAAACGCACTCTGGCTTGTTGTAAACGGTCCTTACGGTACAGCCTCAAAAGCAAAAATAAATGGTCTTGATATATGCGGCAAAACAGGAACAAGTCAGGTTGTAACAAGTAAACTCTATAAAGAAACTAAAAAGAAACTAAAAGAAGGTAAAATCACCCTAAAAAAAGCCATTAAATATTTTCCACATGCCTGGTTTGCCTCTTTTGCACCAAAAGATAATCCTCAGGTTGTTGTGGTGGTTTTCCTACAGCATGGTGAATACAGCTCAAAGGCTGCAGCCATAGCAAAGCTTGTTTATGAAAAACTTATCGAGCTTAAACTGATAAAAACTACTTCACCAATAAAACCTTAA
- a CDS encoding type II secretion system protein GspD: MLRQISFALLTVFLLSSCSLNMFAKKEKPTIVEKYLNKPLIKKNQNPKPLNVNIKPVKEKVDILNTIKISFFSKSISYKDAIVEILKPYNINVAFDSRLNSFVTNPDISLSLNNVTLKDALDTITSIVNVGWQKKDGVIWITPIISKTFDLSFLNIIRSSSSTLGGDVLGGGQSGSSENVSSPLQGSFTLKSTTNAKSVDIYSLISQNVKTLLSKNGVYVLDPSSGMLLVKDTPYNVHLVDDYISKLKSIYGRQVMIEAKIIEVQLSKQYQLGINWGSLLQWNKISQTINIQQNTIDFGTNHPNMTINISRIFHPGQVDVTLNSLVEAFSKFGNLKLISEPHIRVMNTQPALLAVGRSINFIKSIEITQQSTGESTVTTPSVEISSIFDGIMFGITPFIRKNDTVLLRIVPIKSNLIALQEREISGNTYTLPQVDLREASTVVSAKSGDIIVIGGLISKQSKNTNSGMPGLKDVPVVGNLFKQQGSMTDNVELVILLKPVILNNNQ, from the coding sequence ATGCTGCGGCAGATTAGTTTTGCTTTGCTAACTGTTTTTTTGTTAAGCAGCTGTAGTCTCAATATGTTTGCAAAAAAAGAGAAACCTACTATAGTTGAAAAATACCTCAATAAGCCTCTTATAAAGAAAAACCAAAACCCAAAGCCTTTGAATGTCAACATCAAACCTGTTAAAGAAAAGGTTGATATACTAAATACGATTAAAATTAGCTTTTTCTCAAAGTCGATTTCATATAAAGATGCGATAGTTGAGATTTTAAAGCCATACAATATCAATGTTGCATTTGATAGCAGGCTTAATAGCTTTGTTACAAATCCAGACATAAGTCTATCACTAAATAATGTTACTTTAAAGGATGCGCTTGATACGATCACAAGCATTGTAAATGTGGGCTGGCAAAAAAAGGATGGTGTCATCTGGATTACGCCTATAATATCAAAAACATTTGATCTGTCGTTTTTGAATATTATACGCAGTTCATCCTCAACACTTGGTGGTGATGTGTTGGGAGGAGGGCAGTCTGGCTCTTCTGAAAATGTTTCATCTCCACTGCAGGGTAGTTTTACATTAAAATCAACTACTAATGCAAAAAGCGTGGATATCTACTCTTTAATCTCTCAAAATGTTAAAACTCTACTGTCAAAAAACGGTGTTTATGTGCTTGACCCATCAAGTGGCATGTTGCTTGTCAAAGATACGCCGTATAATGTTCATCTTGTTGATGATTATATCTCAAAGCTAAAAAGCATCTATGGAAGGCAGGTGATGATTGAGGCAAAGATTATTGAGGTGCAGCTTTCTAAGCAGTATCAGCTGGGAATTAACTGGGGCAGTCTTTTGCAGTGGAATAAAATATCTCAGACAATCAATATACAGCAAAACACAATCGATTTTGGCACCAATCATCCCAACATGACAATCAATATTTCAAGAATCTTTCATCCAGGTCAGGTAGATGTTACATTAAACAGTCTTGTTGAGGCTTTCTCTAAGTTTGGTAATTTAAAGCTTATCTCTGAGCCTCATATAAGGGTGATGAATACCCAGCCTGCATTACTTGCAGTTGGGCGCTCGATAAACTTTATTAAAAGTATAGAGATAACCCAGCAATCCACAGGTGAATCAACCGTAACAACCCCATCTGTTGAAATATCGTCGATTTTTGATGGTATAATGTTTGGCATAACACCGTTTATCCGCAAAAACGATACGGTGCTTTTGAGGATAGTACCAATCAAGAGCAATTTAATTGCATTACAGGAGAGAGAGATAAGCGGAAATACTTATACCTTACCGCAGGTTGATTTAAGAGAGGCAAGCACCGTTGTATCTGCAAAAAGCGGGGATATAATTGTCATAGGTGGATTGATCAGCAAACAGTCTAAAAATACAAACAGCGGCATGCCGGGTTTGAAGGATGTGCCTGTTGTGGGTAATCTGTTTAAGCAACAGGGAAGTATGACAGATAATGTTGAGCTTGTAATTCTTTTAAAACCTGTAATATTAAACAATAATCAATGA